One genomic region from Salvia hispanica cultivar TCC Black 2014 chromosome 2, UniMelb_Shisp_WGS_1.0, whole genome shotgun sequence encodes:
- the LOC125204295 gene encoding tRNA pseudouridine synthase A, producing MTEEHQSLSPSHQRPESPLRPCKLPRIDGRESTEEESQSIERNMTPNSRTQRYLVAIEYIGTRFSGAQQQATCRTVMGVLQDAFQKFIGQPVSIFCSSRTDAGVHALSNVCHVDVERISKRKPGEVLLPHEPAVVLKAVNHFLQKSEGDIMVVDVKCVPSDFHARYKALERTYFYRLLSGKEPLSTFEKDRAWHVPEELNVLDMQKACSVLAGHHDFSSFRAAGCQAKSPIRTLDELTVTEVASSPYFPSVLDREQSSYGLASSVSVSKKLQDDSPSLAGISDELVENSGAVAVHKFGVRKRHRCFVVTARARSFLYHQVRLLVAVLKSVGTGDLTISDVEKILEAKNVSAAPPMAPACGLYLGHVNYDLPSDI from the exons ATGACAGAAGAGCATCAAAGTCTTTCTCCTTCGCATCAAAGGCCTGAATCCCCTCTACGTCCCTGCAAACTGCCGAGAATCGACGGTAGAGAATCAACGGAGGAAGAGAGTCAGTCGATTGAGAGGAATATGACACCGAATTCGAGAACTCAAAGATACCTAGTAGCAATTGAGTACATCGGAACTCGGTTTTCTGGCGCCCAACAGCAGGCAACTTGCAGAACCGTCATGGGCGTTCTTCAG GACGCGTTTCAAAAATTCATTGGGCAGCCAGTTTCCATCTTCTGCTCGAGCCGGACT GATGCTGGTGTTCATGCATTATCAAATGTATGTCATGTGGATGTTGAGAGGATAAGCAAAAGAAAGCCTGGTGAAGTT TTATTGCCCCACGAACCTGCCGTAGTTCTAAAAGCTGTTAATCATTTTTTACAG AAGAGTGAAGGTGATATTATGGTGGTCGATGTTAAGTGTGTTCCATCTGATTTTCACGCGCGCTATAAAGCTTTAGAACGGAC GTACTTCTACCGTCTGTTATCTGGGAAGGAGCCTCTGTCTACCTTTGAGAAAGACCGTGCATGGCATGTCCCAGAAGAACTTAATGTTTTAGATATGCAG AAAGCATGCAGTGTACTTGCTGGACACCATGACTTTAGTTCGTTCAGGGCTGCTGGATGCCAG GCCAAGTCACCTATTAGAACTTTGGATGAGCTAACTGTCACAGAGGTTGCTTCAAGCCCATATTTTCCCTCGGTGTTGGATAGAGAACAAAGCAGTTATGGCCTGGCCAGTTCTGTTTCAGTCTCAAAGAAGTTACAAGATGATTCTCCCTCTCTTGCTGGGATTTCCGATGAGCTTGTAGAAAACTCTGGAGCAGTGGCAGTTCATAAATTTGGAGTAAGGAAAAGGCACCGTTGCTTTGTAGTTACTGCAAGGGCACGGTCCTTCCTGTACCATCAG GTCAGATTGCTTGTTGCGGTTCTGAAGTCAGTGGGCACCGGTGATCTCACTATTTCTGATG TTGAGAAAATCCTGGAAGCAAAGAATGTAAGTGCCGCACCTCCAATGGCCCCAGCATGCGGTCTCTACCTTGGACATGTAAATTATGATCTTCCTTCAGACATCTGA
- the LOC125204296 gene encoding uncharacterized protein LOC125204296 isoform X1, which yields MVSECWIEEKKVEKMTQPSKEPCKKEACNIQACLSKNNFLPQRFLRYGLSFPVKLQDNYPSPTEIVSKSYRNSVSKLSSSCSIAASNVNTNPHIVHQ from the exons ATGGTTTCAG AGTGTTGGATTGAAGAGAAGAAGGTAGAGAAGATGACGCAACCAAGCAAAGAGCCCTGTAAGAAAGAGGCCTGCAATATTCAAGCTTGCCTCTCCAAGAACAATTTCCTCCCACAAAG GTTTCTTCGATATGGTCTTTCATTTCCTGTGAAACTGCAAGATAACTATCCAAGTCCTACAGAAATAGTATCCAAGTCCTACAGAAATA GTGTGTCAAAGTTATCCAGCAGCTGCAGTATTGCTGCGAGCAATGTGAATACAAATCCACACATTGTGCATCAGTAG
- the LOC125204296 gene encoding cx9C motif-containing protein 4 isoform X2 has product MVSECWIEEKKVEKMTQPSKEPCKKEACNIQACLSKNNFLPQRCVKVIQQLQYCCEQCEYKSTHCASVAGILKQINK; this is encoded by the exons ATGGTTTCAG AGTGTTGGATTGAAGAGAAGAAGGTAGAGAAGATGACGCAACCAAGCAAAGAGCCCTGTAAGAAAGAGGCCTGCAATATTCAAGCTTGCCTCTCCAAGAACAATTTCCTCCCACAAAG GTGTGTCAAAGTTATCCAGCAGCTGCAGTATTGCTGCGAGCAATGTGAATACAAATCCACACATTGTGCATCAGTAGCTGGTATTTTGAAGCAGATAAACAAGTAA
- the LOC125204294 gene encoding SWR1 complex bromodomain subunit bdf1 encodes MKRKRGSKKGRQKKPKLASTDEAAPVAAAVSVNTDENSGVDESENEDVDSGMDAETERTPSPPRASQPETIANPDTVARPNSGNIFGKAVYTRVKVKIKTSKTLRASSDAPSQSDTDKSSHQVGSEKQLPSEKMEDSGNSLSETNGGISGNTTQKPTSVKIKSSRGLGSSSMSPCSNTESLKGDMVEKKDAKLLHKESKHNEQELITALEVIRKIMKMDAAEPFNVPVNPVALGIPDYFDVITTPMDFGTICSNLEKGVKYKTAEDVFIDVQYIWDNCYKYNNKGDYIVELMKRVKKAFTKYWAAAGLFSDQPQESPESNPVKDLTPSSDGNTPVNGAPTSSGKKFHGLKKHKEGCQCAICVMMRRRQEREEIARLVGGHTDVSDDSLGEDIKRERFSHGESPFGEYVLSDGEDSPETEKKGQELKVGHLRDFYIQQNEGGIIASGKREGSQDLLSSHRSGDDNDMHHHTPQIGSGGNVSNDSQIEPKDGNGSAATDQQRSKDSLDKNQRAKMLENLRYLENPMLLELYGTLFTDNSQSLWSGPHSLVGQKQAHSNRRSSFCSAISAFMKK; translated from the exons ATGAAGCGAAAGCGTGGAAGCAAGAAAGGAAGACAAAAGAAGCCGAAGCTGGCTAGCACAGACGAAGCGGCGCCAGTTGCTGCTGCTGTTAGTGTAAATACAGATGAGAATTCTGGCGTGGATGAGTCTGAGAATGAAGATGTTGACTCTGGAATGGATGCCGAGACTGAGAGGACGCCTTCTCCTCCGAGAGCGTCTCAGCCGGAAACTATTGCTAATCCTGACACTGTAGCCCGACCAAATAGTGGTAATATTTTTGGGAAAGCAGTGTACACTCGTGTGAAGGTGAAGATCAAGACTTCCAAGACTCTGCGAGCCTCCTCGGATGCTCCGAGTCAAAGTGATACGGATAAGAGTAGCCACCAAGTAGGTTCGGAGAAGCAGCTTCCTAGTGAGAAGATGGAGGACAGTGGCAACTCTCTGTCTGAGACAAATGGGGGAATTTCTGGGAATACAACGCAGAAGCCGACCAGTGTGAAGATTAAATCGTCTAGGGGATTAGGTTCTTCGAGTATGAGTCCATGTAGCAATACTGAATCGCTTAAGGGAGATATGGTAGAGAAGAAAGATGCCAAATTGCTTCACAAGGAGTCTAAACACAATGAGCAAGAGCTTATAACTGCATTGGAG GTTATAAGAAAGATTATGAAAATGGATGCAGCTGAGCCCTTCAACGTCCCTGTAAATCCTGTTGCGCTCGGTATCCCA GACTATTTTGATGTCATCACTACACCTATGGATTTTGGGACAATATGCAGTAACCTTGAAAAAGGTGTGAAGTACAAGACTGCTGAGGATGTTTTCATAGACGTGCAGTATATATGGGATAACTGTTACAAATACAATAACAAAGGTGATTACATTGTGGAGCTTATGAAGCGGGTCAAAAAAGCCTTCACCAAGTATTGGGCGGCAGCTGGTTTGTTCAGCGATCAGCCTCAAGAAA GTCCTGAAAGCAATCCAGTAAAGGATCTAACTCCTTCAAGTGACGGGAATACACCAGTGAATGGTGCTCCAACATCTTCAGGCAAAAAGTTCCACGG GCTTAAGAAGCACAAAGAAGGTTGTCAGTGTGCTATTTGTGTAATGATGCGACGCAGGCAGGAGCGAGAAGAAATTGCTCGCCTTGTGGGAGGACACACTGATGTTAGTGATGACTCACTTGGTGAAGATATCAAGCGAGAG AGGTTTTCTCATGGAGAAAGTCCATTTGGTGAGTATGTTTTGTCAGATGGAGAGGACTCTCCTGAAACGGAAAAGAAAGGCCAAGAACTGAAAGTGGGACATCTAAGAGATTTCTACATTCAGCAGAATGAGGGTGGTATTATAGCTTCAGGAAAACGAGAAGGTTCTCAGGATTTGCTGTCATCTCATAGATCTGGAGATGATAATGATATGCATCATCACACACCACAAATAGGATCAGGTGGCAATGTGTCAAACGACTCTCAGATAGAGCCCAAAGATGGAAATGGAAGTGCTGCAACTGACCAACAGAGGTCTAAG GATTCACTGGATAAAAACCAGAGAGCTAAAATGCTAGAGAATCTTCGTTATCTGGAGAATCCTATGCTCTTGGAATTATACGGAACGCTCTTTACAGATAATTCCCAGTCTTTGTGGAGTGGACCTCATTCATTGGTTGGTCAGAAGCAGGCGCACTCCAACCGCCGCAGTTCCTTCTGCTCAGCTATTTCTGCGTTTATGAAGAAATAG
- the LOC125206059 gene encoding CBL-interacting serine/threonine-protein kinase 17-like, which yields MVLLHAARGSESESESGYIGRNRLGKYVVGRTLGEGNFGKVKFATNVESGESFAIKVLEKNRISGLNITDQIKREIGTLKLLRHPNVVRLHEVLASKVKIYMVLEYVNGGELFDRIASRGKYSEAQGRKLFQQLIDGVAYCHNKGVYHRDLKLENVLIDQSGVIKITDFGLSALPQHFRADGLLHTTCGSPNYVAPEILSNKGYDGATSDTWSCGVILYVILTGHLPFDDRNLAVLYQKIFKGDAQMPKWLSSGAKNLIKRILDPNPNTRISMDDIKNHEWFKQDYTPLGPDEEEEEEDCACTEEDKLSSLHDTTPEAERDPDSPYLINAFQLIGMSACLDLSGFFEKEVVSERKIRFTSNHCPKELLERIEHTVTEMGFHVQKKNGKLKVTLELKDQKAPASLSVAAQVYEISPAFYVVELRKTCGDSTVYRELCAKLSNELGVSQNQVAVSNELGASESQVQSGLLTGDTKIQ from the exons ATGGTATTGCTGCACGCAGCCAGAGGATCGGAGTCTGAATCGGAATCGGGATATATAGGGAGGAACAGATTGGGGAAGTACGTCGTGGGGAGGACGTTGGGAGAGGGTAACTTCGGAAAAGTCAAATTCGCTACAAACGTTGAATCCGGTGAGTCGTTTGCAATCAAGGTTTTGGAGAAGAACAGAATCTCCGGCCTCAACATCACCGATCAG ATAAAGAGGGAGATTGGCACATTGAAACTCCTCAGGCATCCAAATGTTGTGAGGTTACATGAG GTCTTAGCAAGCAAGGTGAAGATATATATGGTCCTTGAATATGTGAATGGTGGAGAACTTTTTGACAGAATT GCATCGCGAGGAAAATATTCCGAAGCTCAAGGCAGGAAGCTTTTTCAACAGTTAATTGACGGTGTTGCTTACTGTCACAACAAAGGCGTATATCATAGAGATCTCAAA CTAGAGAATGTGTTGATTGATCAAAGTGGAGTCATTAAGATCACAGATTTTGGCCTTAGTGCATTGCCTCAACACTTTAGG GCTGATGGTTTGTTACATACAACTTGCGGAAGTCCAAACTATGTTGCCCCTGAAATTCTCTCAAACAAAGGGTACGATGGTGCAACTTCAGATACATGGTCTTGCGGTGTCATCCTGTACGTTATACTCACAGGACACCTTCCCTTTGATGACCGGAATCTGGCCGTACTTTATCAGAAG ATTTTCAAGGGAGATGCTCAGATGCCGAAATGGCTTTCTTCAGGAGCCAAAAACCTAATAAAGAGGATACTTGATCCCAACCCAAATACCAGGATAAGCATGGACGATATAAAGAACCATGAATGGTTCAAACAGGACTATACTCCTTTAGGTcctgatgaagaagaagaagaagaagattgtgCTTGCACAGAAGAAGATAAACTATCATCTCTACATGATACA ACTCCAGAAGCAGAGAGGGATCCGGACTCGCCTTATCTAATCAATGCCTTTCAGCTGATTGGAATGTCCGCTTGCCTTGACCTTTCTGGCTTCTTTGAGAAAGAGGTTGTTTCTGAGAGAAAAATCAGGTTTACCTCAAATCATTGTCCAAAAGAATTACTCGAGAGAATTGAACATACAGTTACAGAGATGGGATTTCATGTCCAGAAGAAAAACGGAAAG TTGAAAGTCACGCTAGAGCTCAAAGATCAAAAAGCACCAGCGAGTCTCTCAGTAGCTGCACAA GTTTACGAGATAAGTCCAGCCTTTTATGTGGTCGAGCTGCGGAAAACTTGTGGTGATTCAACAGTGTACAGAGAG TTGTGTGCCAAACTATCTAATGAGTTGGGTGTATCACAAAACCAAGTGGCAGTATCTAATGAATTGGGTGCATCAGAAAGCCAAGTGCAGAGTGGCCTACTAACAGGGGATACCAAGATACAATAA
- the LOC125203307 gene encoding probable receptor-like protein kinase At2g42960 translates to MGSSYNFDLSKKTHIFHLKVWVLVSIFVGIFVVVVMLLLWRCSKSKKKSSVGLIPNVSREIKEIRIEQKKSAGMEEVEYFNVQEEKEKDCDKLLVHFKNEDSFNSSSNDPNAVSVSSPLAGLPELSHLGWGHWFTLRDLEMATNRFSKENVIGEGGYGIVYSGQLINGTIVAVKRLLNNLGQAEKEFRVEVEAIGHVRHKNLVRLLGYCIEGTHRLLVYEYVNNGNLEQWLHGAMAHHGHLTWEGRMKILLGTAKGLAYLHDAIEPKVVHRDIKASNILIDEDFNAKISDFGLAKLLGAGKTHIVTRVMGTFGYVAPEYASSGFLNEKSDVYSFGVLLLESITGRDPVDDSRPVHEKNLVDWLKMMVAAKQADQVVDPNLETRPSTSALKRALLTALRCVDPNAQQRPTMSQVVRMLESDEYPILREGRTRKKDKR, encoded by the exons ATGGGTTCGAGTTATAACTTCGACTTATCCAAAAAAACACACATCTTTCATCTCAAGGTGTGGGTGTTAGTGAGCATCTTTGTGGGCATCTTTGTAGTGGTTGTCATGTTGCTTCTATGGCGTTGTAGCAAATCTAAGAAGAAGAGTTCAGTTGGGTTGATCCCAAATGTGTCTAGAGAGATCAAGGAGATAAGGATAGAGCAGAAGAAGTCAGCTGGGATGGAAGAAGTGGAGTACTTCAATGTGCAGGAGGAAAAGGAGAAAGACTGTGATAAGCTTTTGGTGCATTTCAAGAATGAGGATTCCTTCAATTCTTCATCAAATGATCCCAATGCTGTCTCTGTGAGTTCCCCTCTAGCTGGCCTCCCTGAGCTGTCTCACCTGGGCTGGGGTCACTGGTTTACTCTGAGGGATTTGGAGATGGCAACAAACAGGTTTTCAAAGGAGAATGTTATTGGAGAGGGTGGGTATGGAATTGTGTATAGTGGCCAGCTCATCAATGGTACTATTGTTGCTGTCAAAAGACTTCTCAACAATTT AGGACAGGCAGAGAAGGAATTTAGGGTGGAAGTTGAAGCTATTGGCCATGTAAGGCATAAAAACTTGGTCAGACTCTTGGGCTATTGCATTGAAGGCACCCACAG ATTGCTGGTGTATGAGTATGTGAACAATGGGAATCTTGAGCAATGGCTTCATGGGGCTATGGCCCACCATGGGCACCTTACATGGGAGGGAAGAATGAAGATTCTTCTAGGCACAGCTAAGGG TCTTGCATATCTTCATGATGCAATTGAGCCCAAAGTTGTTCATAGAGACATCAAAGCCAGCAACATACTGATTGATGAGGATTTCAATGCTAAAATATCTGATTTTGGACTGGCCAAGTTGCTTGGTGCTGGAAAGACTCATATTGTAACCAGAGTTATGGGTACCTTTGG ATATGTTGCACCAGAATATGCAAGCAGTGGCTTCCTAAATGAGAAGAGTGATGTGTATAGCTTCGGTGTTCTGCTATTGGAGTCCATAACTGGGAGAGATCCCGTGGATGACAGCCGGCCTGTGCACGAGAAAAACCTGGTCGACTGGCTCAAGATGATGGTGGCAGCCAAGCAGGCAGACCAGGTGGTGGACCCCAATCTGGAGACAAGGCCGTCTACGTCTGCCCTGAAAAGAGCTCTCTTGACAGCGTTAAGGTGCGTGGATCCGAATGCGCAACAAAGGCCGACAATGAGCCAGGTGGTCCGGATGCTCGAGTCAGATGAATATCCAATACTAAGAGAG GGTCGTACGAGGAAAAAAGACAAGCGTTGA
- the LOC125207223 gene encoding pto-interacting protein 1-like — MGCFSCCEDDDMQKIAGHGQYTTPHTAGNPVGHRATEATPKDRETVTMQPISVPAIPVDELKDITDNFGSKSLIGEGSYGRVYHGVLKNGQAAAIKKLDSSKQPDKEFLAQVSMVSRVKHENVVQLLGYNVDGGLRVLAYEYATNGSLHDILHGKKGVKGAQRGPVLSWVQRVKIAVGAAKGLEYLHEKAEHHFIHRDIKSSNVLLYDDDVAKIADFDLSNQAPDTAARLHSTRVLGTFGYHAPEYAMTGQLSSKSDVYSFGVVLLELLTGRKPVDHTLPRGQQSLVTWATPKLSEDKVDQCVDGRLGGDYPPKAVAKMAAVAALCVQYEADFRPNMSIVVKALQPLLNATNRNSHL, encoded by the exons ATGGGGTGCTTCTCTTGCTGTGAGGATGATGACATGCAGAAGATTGCTGGTCATGGACAATACACCACACCTCACACTGCAG GCAATCCTGTAGGCCATCGTGCCACTGAAGCAACGCCGAAGGACAGAGAGACTGTTACTATGCAGCCGATATCTGTCCCTGCGATTCCAGTTGATGAATTGAAGGATATTACAGATAATTTTGGTTCAAAGTCTTTGATTGGCGAGGGATCGTACGGGAGGGTGTATCACGGAGTGCTGAAAAATGGACAGGCGGCAGCTATTAAAAAGTTGGACTCTAGCAAGCAGCCTGACAAAGAATTTTTAGCACAG GTCTCTATGGTGTCAAGAGTAAAGCATGAAAATGTGGTTCAACTACTTGGTTATAATGTGGATGGTGGTCTACGAGTTCTGGCCTATGAGTATGCTACGAATGGATCCTTGCACGATATTCTTCATG GAAAGAAAGGTGTCAAGGGCGCACAGCGAGGGCCAGTTCTCTCATGGGTTCAAAGAGTTAAAATTGCTGTTGGGGCCGCAAAAGGATTGGAATACTTGCACGAGAAGGCAGAGCATCATTTTATTCATCGTGACATCAAGTCAAGTAATGTTTTACTTTATGATGACGATGTCGCTAAGATTGCAGATTTCGACTTGTCCAATCAAGCCCCTGACACAGCAGCCCGTCTTCATTCCACTCGTGTTCTTGGGACTTTTGGCTATCACGCACCTGA GTATGCAATGACTGGCCAGCTAAGTTCAAAGAGCGATGTTTACAGTTTTGGTGTGGTACTCCTCGAACTCTTAACTGGTCGTAAACCGGTGGATCATACACTGCCAAGGGGACAGCAGAGTCTTGTGACATGG GCCACGCCAAAGCTCAGTGAAGACAAGGTAGACCAGTGTGTTGATGGTAGACTCGGAGGGGATTACCCGCCTAAGGCTGTTGCAAAG ATGGCTGCAGTTGCTGCCTTGTGTGTGCAATACGAAGCAGATTTCCGCCCCAACATGAGCATCGTAGTGAAAGCTCTCCAGCCTTTGCTGAATGCTACCAACAGGAACAGCCACTTGTGA